The window GGCCTGGCCCTCTCATCTGAGGAAGCAGGCAACTCTTCCCGGTATGACGCCGCTCCAACACCCATTGAAGCTCCAGCACAGCCCTATTTGCCTCGAAACCCTTCTCATTCAAACCTGTCTCCATTACCAGTTCAGCAGAAGTCAGTGTGGTCACCTGATACCCCTGATACCGTTTCCTCATTCAGCACCATTCGATACGCCTCAAGTATCTATTCGCAGTTTCCATCTCCCGGCACGACAACGGCTGTCAATGTCCCACCCGTGCCGGCGGTTCCAGCAAACTTCAAGAAGTCAGCTCATCAGAGGCTCATCAGCCTGGAACTCGGAGGCAGAACCCCCGATGACTCTGACGGCGGTACGCCATGCACActgtttgaagaagatggcactTCAAGCCCACACAAACAAGCAAGGGGGAAGACATCAGCACTGACGCCCGATAGTGCTGCATCCAAGTCCCGTGGCTGGTGGGATCATCATGTTGTCACACCTTTTATGGAGAACAGACTGACATTCACCACCAGTCCAAAGGTGTATACTGACTCACCAAAGACTATCCGAGGGGATGAATGGTGGAACAAGCAGGGGACCAAGCCTTCTCAAGGAGAATATCTTACACCGAGCTTGGCTCCTAGCTCTTTTCAAACACCAATTGTCAAAGAACCGACGCCACGTAGGACACCATCCCCCCGTTTTGAGCACACCCAAGAGAGCGAATCTGGTCCTTCGACTGCAAGGGCATCCCCCGTTCCTGAAACCATATCCATTTCAGAAAAACCACAAATACTTGtgaccgaggaggaagaaagtGCCGGGGAACAGCTGCCTGCATATTCGCCTCCCGAAAAGAAGAGCCAGCCTGTTCCAGTAAGGTATAGGGCTGTTTTCCCGCCTGGACACCCACTTCAAAGCCAGTTCCCCCCCTCGCCCGGTCCTGTATCTCCTGGTCTCTCCTCCACCATGTCATCCCAACGAGCTGAGCAACTAACTGATATTCCACTTACTCCGGCCCCGCGAGACAACCTGCGTCTCTCTCAAATGCCTCTCCCAACACGGCCGCTGGGAACATCTGCACCCCGCGAATACTCCCATGGCGAAGCCGAACACGCCACCAAACAGGAGCGTCAAAGAAGACGAaacgagaaggaagaggctgttgCTCGGCGCCTTGGTGGCTTCTggagagggcgaggatgtATCCCAGAGAGGGGTTGCTTTGGTCGGACTGGACGCGAGGGTCGACAGCGCCGTCGTGTCTGGATGATTATTCTAGGAGTTCTTCTTGCCGTTATTATTCTTTCGATCACTTTGGGCGTTATCCTGACACGCCCCAAGCATTCACAGGAGGTGCCATCAATCTGGGTCAACTTGACGGATTTCCCACCCATGCCAACCGGAGACTTGACAATCGTTGGACCGGACAATACCGCCGCAAAGAGTGGCTGCACTGAACCCTCCACCTTGTGGAGTTGTTCTCTGCCAAAGGAACAACATGACTCGGTGAAACCCTACAAGCCTGACCAGCCAACCATTATCCTGCAGATCCAGTGGGACAACAGCACCCGCAACGATTGGAAAACTCTCAACGAGGATCCCCCTTCATTGAAGGAGCGTCGAGGTATGGGCGGTGCCGTATTTGCAGGAGACACTATCCGAGCACGAGAAACGTCCGGCTTTGAGCCCAGTCCCAGCCCGCCCAAGTTCCAAGAGATGTGGTTTCTGGGGAATACAACCGACGATATCAAATCCGATAAAAAGGGTGGCGAGGCGACTCCATTCTACATCAGTCTGGTTGATTCTGTTGAGGAGAGTAGCCGCAAAGAGCTGACCAAAAGGCAAGAATTGGACGTGAATGTTAGCCTTGCTGAAGTGCTCCCATCCCCTGATCTCGACGAGAATAGCGCATCCAAACCAGCAGTCCTGCTCCCGCAGCCGGTACAGCAGCCAGTGAGACTCTACGACCGCGGGCTTCCGACCGAGCACTATGGCTTTTATACCTACTTCAGACGAACCATCTTCCTTAAGTCGGTAACGGTTCTTAATGATACCAAGGATGGGGACATTCCCCTAGACGGGGACGGTGGCTGCCGGGAGACGGAGGCTGATTTCATCGTGACTTGGAGTGAGACACGGTTTCTCGTTCAAGTCTGGACACGCACACTGGCTGCCAACACGTCGAAGCTGATCAATCCTACTGCGCAAGGCGCCATCGACGGATCACCAGAGCTGATTCAGCCAGGAACAATGCCCTACCCGGTGACAGTAACGATGGACACACATGGAGGAGACCCAGGGAAAAAGTTTGTCTGGGCCTGGCCTATCGATGATAGACAGAAgatcgatgaagagaacccTAAGCTACTGGCTAACGACATAGGGGCTGGTGGCACGTGGATCAACAAAAGGTCTCGTGGAGACGAAAGATTTGGCGGCTTCGACGGCGGGACCGGAGGATGTAAATGCCAATGGGTGAATTGGGTATCAAGATGACCGATCACCTTGAGCCTATTAATTGACTAATGATGGGATGCAtgtagatagatagatactCATGCATCTAACATGAAAGCATCGGAAAGGGCGCCGTGTAATAATATTCAACCCTGGAGGGTAATTTAGTAACTAGTTAATCAAGGAGTTTAATCAAAGTTGTTAACTCATCTCTGCTTCTATTACTACTTCTACTATCTCTGCTCGATGTAATCAAGATCCGTCTTTGATGTTGTTCCGCATCCCCCCCCACGCTGTCCGGTGAGTGGGGCCGTTCCGTGTTGGGGCCGGCCCAAAATAACTTCCATGACTGGATGCCTTCAGATCTGTCTTATCACTACCCTCTGTTGAAAACCCCCGAAATTCTTCATGCAGATGCgctcccttcttcttcaacatcgccatAAGGGAACGCTCCTTGGCTTCAGGCCTCGAAGGCTTCGGTATCTCACAACCCTCGCCATAGAGACATCCTGCGACGATACGGGCGTCGCCGTTCTTCGGCATACACCAGAATCAACCGAACTCCTATTCAATGAGCGCATATCTTCTGATAACCGCGCATTCAAGGGTATACACCCAATCGTAGCGGCCAAGGGCCACAGTGAAGCTTTAGCACCTCTTGTGCGTCGAGCAATAGACACTCTACCACctgctgaagatgatagcCAGAAATTCTGTGATGCTGGTGGCGTGAGAAGGCAAGTTCCGGACTTTGTGTCGGTGACTCGTGGGCCTGGGATGCGCTCGAACCTAGGAATCGGCCTGGATATGGCAAAGGGGCTGGCTGTTGCTTGGGGTGTCCCCTTGGTAGGCGTCCATCATATGCAGGCTCATGCGTTGACGCCGCGACTGGCCCGGGCTCTGGGGATGAGTATGGGCGAAGAGGACATGTCCAAAGGGGGACCAGAATTTCCATTTCTGTCCCTACTTGTCTCAGGCGGCCACACTCAACTTGTTCACTCAAGAGGCCTGACAGAGCATTCTATCGTTGCGACAAGCGGCGATATTGCCATTGGTAATCTTCTCGACCAAACAGCTCGCGATATCCTACCTCCCGAGGTTTTCGAAGCAAGCGAGCATGTCATGTACGGTCGTCTCCTTGAAGCTTTTGCCTTCCCACCAGAAAATAGCTCAACTTCTGCCTATGAGGCTGTTTTCACACCACCAGCTTCTCGCTCCGCAGAGATGTCTCCTCCATCCACAGGATATGAGTGGAACATCCCCACGCCATTTCGACAGACTAGAAAACTTGCCTTCTCGTTCAGCAGCATCTACACACACGTTCACGATCTCGCAACCTCCTCCCGCCCATCCATGTCCTTGCCTGAACGCCGGGCGCTGGCACAGCATACTATGATGGCAGCTTTTACACACCTCGCAGGCAGGTTATGTATCGCCCTCGACGATAAGCCAGAGCTCAGAGCTGCAAAAACATTAGTTGTAGCGGGCGGAGTTGCGAGCAATAAATTCCTCATGCATGTCCTGCGGTCTATGTTGGCTGTAAGGGGCTTTGGTGACATACAAATTGTTGCCCCGCCTATACAGCTCTGTACAGACAACGCAGCCATGATCGCTTGGACGGGTATGGAGATGTATCAAGCAGGCTATGAGTCTGAGTTGACCGTGACGGGCATTGGAAAATGGTTCATGGATCCTGAAGTTGGGGACGGGATATTGGGGGTTGATGGGTGGGTGACAAGAGACATCAGGGGCTCAACTCCTGAGAATCCATGAGGAAATGATGAGACTATTTGCACCCTGTATACTACCAGCATGAGCGGTGTTGGCTTGACACGCTGTATAACATAGCATTCATTGTATCGTATTgtattgcattgcattgtAATTTATTTGACTTTGTGTAGCCATCGATACGAGGCATTGGggtttaggatatcttttcTTTAGCAGGGCAAAGCCGTCATTTGATATATTACATGGTCGTTCTGGATCTCAGGCCCTATAGACGCGCAAGAGCCACCTCTACCCCCAAGCTACATCTGTCTGCACGTCTCTATCCCTAGGCTGGCAGCATCTTTATTTCTAAACCCAGAATCCTCTAATCAAGCGCGCTTGTCACGTTGGTAAactcgcccttctcaagttTGGTCTTCCAGAAAATGGGGTTGGTGTCGTTGAAGCCGTGCTTCACCCAGCCCTCTTCCTTAACATGGTACAGGTTGATGTAACCACCAGAGTAAGCATCTCGGTGGGTGGCGGCCAGAATACTTCGCTTTCCAAGCTCCAGGGCCTCCTCATCCGACAGGTCGTACTTGTACTCGGCATCGAGAACACCATAGGCGAATGTTTGACCCGAGCCAACGCAGAAGAGGTTGCCCGCCAAACGAGTACCATCGCTGTCGACATAGTAGAGAGCAGGGCCTTCCTCCTTGGTGACACCGGCGCACATGGTGCCCATGCTGAGGCCCATTCCCTTGTAGCTGTAGACGAGGTTGGCAAGAATCTTGCTGGCTGCGGCAACGCTGATGCGACGCTTGTGTCGTAGCTCATGGAGGCGACACTGCATGCCGAGCCAGGCAAGCCAGTACTGACAGTCTGCAGCACCACCGGCCATGGTTCCTAGCAGGACGCTGTTGATCTCAATGACCTTCTTTACGGTTTGCGAGGCGATCCAGTTGCCAGCGGTGGCTCGGGAATCGGTCGCAACGATGATGCCGCCCTGGAAACGGAAAGCGAGCGTGGTGGTTCCGTGGGCGATCTTAATGGGGCAGTTGGGGTTTGATCGGTCATCGGTGGCAGCGcgaagccatgatgagggCTAAAATGATGCAATCAGTATAATATTCATAGTAGCCAAGTCACGCCTAGGATACTAACCTGAGCAACGGGGGGCATGGCAAACTTGAGCGAGAGGTCGCCCATGGAATTCAGCAGCTCATCCTGGTCCTCAAAAGGCTCATTCTGCTCATATGCTGGTCGGCTGTATTTCGAAATAAGAGAATCCATCTTGGCTTTATTGAAAGAGAAGCAGTAGTAGGAAATGAATCGTCTTGTAATCCTTCGtccttgagctgagctgagtCGAGCTGTGTGCCTGGAATCCTAGCTTCGGTGGCGTGCAAAAGGCGGAGAGGAGTATTTTCCCTAGTCGTGATGTCTTCGTTATTTCGCTCGTGATCTAGACTGGTAttgttgacgttgacgttgacgtcgACGTgcgtggatgatgatgatgatgatgatgaagatgaagatgatgaaggcggGAGCCGAAGCGGAAGTACAGTAGAAGTGGGAATTGAAGCTCCAGACAAGGAAGCTGAGGCTCAGGCAGCTTCCGTTGCGCGCGTCAACTGAATGCCACCTCCAACTTCGGTACGTACCTGCCTATTCCCATTCCTGTGACTGAGGTGCCCGCGGCGGGGCGGGGACGGGACTGCTTGTGAATGCCTGATTATCAGGGCTCTCAACAGCCCAGCTCACGTATGAAGGTACCTTAGACAATAAGGTATCTTAAGCCTTTAGGTACAACATCTGAAGAAAAGGATTCGGCAGGATGCTACATATACATACACATATACACATGCATATTtagaaagggaaagaaaaaaagtaCTTTATTCGTTCATTGATcgcttcttcgtctctgaCCAAGTTTCCCAGGTTCCTCAATCCCTTCCTTGCCCCATACGCCAAAGAAAACCACTAATCAAGGGATATCGCTCTTACTGATTGACTCTCCCACCAATTCACAGACGTAAAACATACTGATTTACGTCCTGCACCTCTTGGTcgagcttcctcctcgattcGTCAAAGAACCTATTGTCTCCTTTCTTCAATGCCGGCCCAGATATTACCTCCCAATATTTGCTTCTGAAttaaacaaaagaaaaacaaaaagaaacaagcaCTTGAAAGCAAAGATCAAGTATCAGATCTCAATTGCTAATCAAGACTCGTGTGAAATCAAATACCCTGTCATTACCCAGCTAATGAACCACTCCTGCTTAAGGGTTTGGCGTCACTTCCCGACTGGTTCGCCCATCCCGCTTGCTCATGAAGCTTCGGCGAAGGTGGGCTTTAGGACTATCGGGAACCAGGTTAGACTCTGTTGGTTGGAAACTGCTCTTCAGTGTCACTGTTCCACTGCCAACTGTGAGTTCCTTGGCGGCAGATGAGCCTGACTCGTCCACAAAGTAAACATGCTCGCCCAGATCATCGTCACTGCTGAAAGTGTGCTGTCCCTTCGCTTCGATCTTGAACTGTGCGTCGGGCGAGCATGGAAATTTGAATGTATCGCCAAAGGTCCACTGACCATTCGTAGACTTGAAGTGCTTGGTCTTGCCCActgtcttctccttgggGTTGATCTGCGTGATGACGATATACAGATCCGATGCAGGAGGGAATCCTGTGGCTTCGACCACAGTAAAGGAAGCAGTGCCTGCTGGTGCAGCTCCAGGATTAGCGCTGTGGACTGATGACTGTCCAATGCTCTTTGCCCGAGCATGGCCGTTGCTTGTAGACGGTCGAGTACCAGGTGATGCGCCCTCTTCGTTGATGGCAGGTGACCGGCGGAGCCCACCATTGGTGCTTGCGGTACCATTAGAGCTCAGGCCTTGAGGTTCGAACgcctcaccatcttcttcgatgaT of the Fusarium verticillioides 7600 chromosome Unknown supercont3.27, whole genome shotgun sequence genome contains:
- a CDS encoding proteasome component PRE2, encoding MDSLISKYSRPAYEQNEPFEDQDELLNSMGDLSLKFAMPPVAQPSSWLRAATDDRSNPNCPIKIAHGTTTLAFRFQGGIIVATDSRATAGNWIASQTVKKVIEINSVLLGTMAGGAADCQYWLAWLGMQCRLHELRHKRRISVAAASKILANLVYSYKGMGLSMGTMCAGVTKEEGPALYYVDSDGTRLAGNLFCVGSGQTFAYGVLDAEYKYDLSDEEALELGKRSILAATHRDAYSGGYINLYHVKEEGWVKHGFNDTNPIFWKTKLEKGEFTNVTSALD